In Colias croceus chromosome 8, ilColCroc2.1, a genomic segment contains:
- the LOC123693889 gene encoding uncharacterized protein LOC123693889: MALTRLCSRALLLTFMLLCKEYTVRSLELLELRVPTHVPIGTRATLSCRWQLGPSDVLYSVKWYKDGKEFFRHVPGNSESRRKYALPGVDVEESSPNGANVTLAPAALETGGRYRCEVSGERPLFPTVSDHSDMIIVALPAFGPVITGSRLRYHVGDRVQVNCTSGRSRPATRLAWYINGEPAPAAAVLPPEHHKHDDGLETTSLALDFKVKPKHFRKGDLKLKCLATIATVYWRSNEESVQGEKMKGYARSRELTESSRADRVQAAGNSAHAAFSIATNLLILIFTIMHLPIT; this comes from the exons AATACACAGTGCGAAGTTTAGAACTGCTAGAGCTGCGAGTTCCAACCCACGTGCCGATCGGTACGCGAGCGACTCTCTCCTGCCGCTGGCAGCTCGGCCCCTCAGACGTGCTGTACTCCGTCAAATGGTACAAAGACGGCAAGGAGTTTTTCCGACATGTCCCCGGGAACAGCGAGTCGAGGAGGAAATACGCTCTGCCGGGCGTGGACGTTGAG GAGTCAAGTCCGAACGGCGCGAACGTGACGCTTGCCCCGGCGGCCCTGGAGACAGGCGGCCGGTACCGCTGCGAGGTGTCCGGGGAGCGCCCGCTGTTCCCCACGGTGTCTGACCACTCCGACATGATCATTGTTg CTTTACCCGCCTTCGGTCCGGTTATAACCGGATCGCGGCTGCGATACCACGTGGGGGATCGGGTTCAGGTCAACTGCACATCAGGTCGGTCGCGCCCAGCCACTCGCCTAGCGTGGTACATTAATGGGGAACCAGCGCCAGCAGCTGCGGTACTACCCCCAGAACATCATAAACATGATGACGGCTTGGAGACCACGAGCTTGGCGCTCGACTTCAAAGTGAAACCGAAACATTTTCGGAAGGGAGACCTGAAATTGAAA TGTCTAGCTACAATAGCAACAGTGTACTGGAGGAGCAACGAAGAAAGCGTACAAGGAGAGAAGATGAAAGGCTACGCGCGTTCTCGGGAACTCACAGAAAGTTCTAGAGCCGACCGCGTGCAGGCGGCGGGAAACTCCGCACACGCCGCGTTCTCCATAgcaacaaacttattaatacTTATCTTCACAATCATGCACCTACCAATTACATAG
- the LOC123693887 gene encoding uncharacterized protein LOC123693887 translates to MMGERTVCTILFLLFMKQALGIRVSELTVPSHAVEGGSVLLQCHYDLEGDMLYSIKWYKDNREFFRYVPSNSVPFSYFPLPGVRVDEKDSSSNVVKLVNLTPESAGLYRCEVSGEGPYFVTVFDEKNISVHLLPYDRPRVIGLQEEYKVSDILAVNCTSSRSRPQAQLKWLINNEAAPRRHITGPWYRISDERPDARETILQLRFILREEHFKNGLLQIKCQSAIAPLYQDETVHHIIRAEDSFLDPISDEVINEEVNKVFGHTQREEREEIPIAESQNDRDSAAVFHATYASIVMIFLLQIIL, encoded by the exons ATGATGGGTGAAAGAACTGTGTgtacaatattgtttttattgtttatgaaaCAAG CATTGGGTATCCGAGTCTCCGAGCTCACAGTACCAAGTCATGCAGTAGAGGGCGGGTCTGTCCTGCTGCAGTGCCACTATGACCTCGAAGGTGACATGCTGTACTCCATAAAGTGGTATAAAGACAATAGGGAGTTCTTCCGATACGTTCCCAGCAATAGCGTGCCTTTCAGCTATTTTCCATTGCCTGGGGTTAGGGTTGAT GAAAAAGATTCATCAAGTAACGTCGTAAAGTTAGTAAATTTGACTCCCGAGTCTGCGGGGCTATACCGCTGTGAAGTCTCCGGCGAGGGACCGTACTTCGTCACTGTTTTTGATGAGAAAAATATAAGCGTACACC TGTTGCCTTACGACCGTCCGCGAGTGATAGGCCTACAAGAAGAATACAAAGTAAGCGATATCCTAGCAGTAAACTGTACATCGTCAAGATCTCGACCACAGGCTCAACTTAAATGGCTGATCAACAACGAAGCGGCTCCTCGAAGACATATCACTGGACCGTGGTACAGAATATCTGACGAACGGCCTGATGCCAGAGAAACAATATTGCAATTGAGATTTATCTTGAGAGaggaacattttaaaaacggtCTGCTACAGATTAAg TGCCAATCCGCAATAGCCCCACTATACCAAGACGAAACAGTGCATCACATTATACGAGCGGAGGACAGCTTCTTGGATCCAATATCTGACGAAGTGATAAATGAGGAAGTCAACAAGGTGTTCGGCCACACACAGAGAGAGGAGCGAGAGGAAATACCTATAGCGGAGTCACAAAATGATCGAG ATTCTGCCGCGGTTTTTCATGCGACGTATGCGTCAATTgtaatgatatttttactacaaattattttgtaa
- the LOC123693884 gene encoding pro-resilin-like isoform X2 — translation MILWVICLTALVWTATKCEPPVNSYLPPSGSGSGSGPSSQYEAPGFGQRGRGQSGGPGSGYSAPGSGQSLSSEYGPPDRGSGFSRGSGRGFGQGNTPSSQYGTPNGPSGFGDGQSGFGSSGRPQTSYGTPNQQGGGSPFGGRNGQRPDSTYGTPSSGFQSPGDFGSDGLSGPGSSRPGGRGRQPQRGSPSSSYGTPDFGDASGSGSGSGFGGGRGGSQGYPRGGANAGANAGANAFAGGDAGYPQSGSAGGYPRGSGSQGRPGFGGSGQDGQSGYPGRGFPGQGGFGSSGDEGYPSGGPNGPRGSGY, via the exons tgGGTAATCTGCCTAACAGCATTAGTGTGGACTGCAACGAAATGTGAGCCACCCGTGAACAGCTACCTACCTCCATCTGGATCTGGATCGGGCTCCGGGCCCTCCTCTCAATATGAAGCACCGGGCTTCGGACAAAGAGGGCGAGGCCAGTCGGGCGGGCCTGGGTCGGGCTATAGCGCACCTGGCTCAGGACAATCTTTGTCTTCTGAATATGGCCCACCTGATCGGGGTTCTGGCTTTTCAAGAGGCTCTGGCCGCGGTTTCGGACAAGGAAACACTCCCAGCTCTCAATATGGAACTCCCAACGGCCCTTCAGGTTTCGGTGACGGCCAATCAGGTTTCGGCTCTAGCGGTCGCCCTCAAACGTCGTACGGAACACCAAACCAACAAGGTGGAGGTAGTCCCTTCGGTGGCCGTAACGGACAACGACCTGACAGTACATACGGAACACCCTCAAGCGGTTTCCAGTCACCTGGTGATTTTGGCTCTGATGGTTTGTCTGGACCTGGCTCGTCTCGTCCGGGTGGTAGAGGACGTCAACCGCAACGCGGCTCGCCTTCCTCTTCCTATGGAACCCCTGATTTCG GTGATGCTTCTGGCTCCGGTTCTGGTTCTGGTTtcg GAGGCGGTCGTGGTGGCAGCCAAGGTTACCCACGAGGAGGTGCTAATGCTGGAGCCAACGCTGGTGCCAATGCCTTCGCTGGTGGTGACGCTGGTTACCCACAATCAGGATCTGCAGGAGGCTACCCACGAGGATCAGGATCTCAAGGAAGACCTGGATTCGGAGGATCAGGTCAAGATGGACAAAGTGGTTACCCCGGCAGAGGATTCCCAGGACAAGGTGGCTTTGGATCTAGTGGTGATGAAGGTTACCCCAGCGGTGGACCAAACGGCCCCAGAGGATCTGGATACTAA
- the LOC123693884 gene encoding pro-resilin-like isoform X1 — protein sequence MILWVICLTALVWTATKCEPPVNSYLPPSGSGSGSGPSSQYEAPGFGQRGRGQSGGPGSGYSAPGSGQSLSSEYGPPDRGSGFSRGSGRGFGQGNTPSSQYGTPNGPSGFGDGQSGFGSSGRPQTSYGTPNQQGGGSPFGGRNGQRPDSTYGTPSSGFQSPGDFGSDGLSGPGSSRPGGRGRQPQRGSPSSSYGTPDFGNDLDGTSQNYRGSGVDGSNEPAKYQFSYEVDDAETGTKFGHSEQRDGDVAIGEYNVVLPDGRKQIVEYEADQDGYKPQIRYEGDASGSGSGSGFGGGRGGSQGYPRGGANAGANAGANAFAGGDAGYPQSGSAGGYPRGSGSQGRPGFGGSGQDGQSGYPGRGFPGQGGFGSSGDEGYPSGGPNGPRGSGY from the exons tgGGTAATCTGCCTAACAGCATTAGTGTGGACTGCAACGAAATGTGAGCCACCCGTGAACAGCTACCTACCTCCATCTGGATCTGGATCGGGCTCCGGGCCCTCCTCTCAATATGAAGCACCGGGCTTCGGACAAAGAGGGCGAGGCCAGTCGGGCGGGCCTGGGTCGGGCTATAGCGCACCTGGCTCAGGACAATCTTTGTCTTCTGAATATGGCCCACCTGATCGGGGTTCTGGCTTTTCAAGAGGCTCTGGCCGCGGTTTCGGACAAGGAAACACTCCCAGCTCTCAATATGGAACTCCCAACGGCCCTTCAGGTTTCGGTGACGGCCAATCAGGTTTCGGCTCTAGCGGTCGCCCTCAAACGTCGTACGGAACACCAAACCAACAAGGTGGAGGTAGTCCCTTCGGTGGCCGTAACGGACAACGACCTGACAGTACATACGGAACACCCTCAAGCGGTTTCCAGTCACCTGGTGATTTTGGCTCTGATGGTTTGTCTGGACCTGGCTCGTCTCGTCCGGGTGGTAGAGGACGTCAACCGCAACGCGGCTCGCCTTCCTCTTCCTATGGAACCCCTGATTTCGGTAATGATTTAGATGGTACAAGTCAAAATTATCGTGGATCAGGGGTAGATGGTTCTAAT GAACCAGCCAAATATCAGTTCAGTTACGAGGTAGATGACGCAGAAACGGGTACAAAGTTTGGTCACTCGGAGCAGAGGGACGGTGATGTAGCGATAGGGGAATATAATGTGGTTCTGCCTGACGGTAGGAAACAAATCGTTGAGTATGAGGCTGATCAAGATGGATATAAGCCTCAGATACGATACGAGG GTGATGCTTCTGGCTCCGGTTCTGGTTCTGGTTtcg GAGGCGGTCGTGGTGGCAGCCAAGGTTACCCACGAGGAGGTGCTAATGCTGGAGCCAACGCTGGTGCCAATGCCTTCGCTGGTGGTGACGCTGGTTACCCACAATCAGGATCTGCAGGAGGCTACCCACGAGGATCAGGATCTCAAGGAAGACCTGGATTCGGAGGATCAGGTCAAGATGGACAAAGTGGTTACCCCGGCAGAGGATTCCCAGGACAAGGTGGCTTTGGATCTAGTGGTGATGAAGGTTACCCCAGCGGTGGACCAAACGGCCCCAGAGGATCTGGATACTAA